A genomic segment from Pseudoduganella chitinolytica encodes:
- the hemP gene encoding hemin uptake protein HemP, producing the protein MQTSTLPAAPATATQPAARQPQPVQRFTTAGLMQDRREVEIEHAGRIYRLRITQLNKLILTA; encoded by the coding sequence ATGCAGACTTCGACCTTGCCCGCCGCTCCGGCCACCGCCACCCAACCTGCCGCGCGCCAGCCCCAGCCGGTCCAGCGCTTCACCACTGCCGGCCTGATGCAGGACCGCCGCGAAGTGGAGATCGAACACGCGGGCCGCATCTATCGCCTGCGCATCACCCAGCTGAACAAACTGATCCTGACCGCCTGA
- a CDS encoding Crp/Fnr family transcriptional regulator, whose protein sequence is MEAGRQRQGRLWSNLKEVCDLLHIPSACTIQSEELLFQHVQFKTGQRIHTIGQPFDTLYIVNSGFLKTVLIDEFGNEQVLSFPMKGDMLGVDGIHSRQYASEAVALSDCDLILLPFKKLTALGRVHLELENMMYGVMSRELVREQAMIGMLGALSAEARVARFLVSLADRFAQMGYSSKLFNLRMTRHEIGSYLGLTLETVSRTLSAFNEIGLITVDQRTIGIKDPDALKTLRRLPPSRSRAKSSANRKAAAAAAATEPAAPSTGPSVELMAAV, encoded by the coding sequence ATGGAAGCGGGACGCCAGCGCCAGGGCCGGCTATGGTCGAACCTCAAGGAGGTCTGCGACCTGCTGCATATCCCGTCGGCGTGCACGATCCAGTCGGAGGAGCTGCTGTTCCAGCACGTGCAGTTCAAGACGGGCCAGCGGATCCACACCATCGGCCAGCCGTTCGACACGCTGTATATCGTCAACTCCGGCTTCCTGAAAACCGTCCTGATCGACGAGTTCGGCAACGAACAGGTGCTGAGCTTCCCGATGAAGGGCGACATGCTGGGCGTGGACGGTATCCACAGCCGCCAGTATGCGTCCGAAGCCGTGGCGCTGTCCGACTGCGACCTGATCCTGCTGCCATTCAAGAAGCTGACGGCCCTGGGCCGTGTCCACCTTGAACTGGAAAACATGATGTACGGCGTGATGAGCCGCGAGCTGGTACGCGAACAGGCCATGATCGGCATGCTGGGCGCCCTCAGCGCGGAAGCACGCGTGGCCCGCTTCCTCGTTTCGCTGGCCGACCGCTTTGCGCAGATGGGCTATTCCAGCAAACTGTTCAACCTGCGCATGACCCGCCACGAGATCGGCAGCTACCTGGGCCTGACGCTGGAAACCGTCAGCCGTACTTTGTCCGCGTTCAACGAAATCGGCCTGATCACCGTCGACCAGCGCACCATCGGCATCAAGGATCCCGATGCCCTGAAAACGCTGCGCCGCCTGCCGCCCTCCCGTTCGCGGGCAAAGAGCAGCGCCAATCGCAAAGCCGCTGCTGCCGCCGCCGCCACGGAGCCGGCGGCACCGTCCACCGGCCCGTCGGTCGAGCTGATGGCTGCCGTCTGA
- a CDS encoding FAD:protein FMN transferase, which produces MRRVLLPHAISSAPLPAGGAIADYRGTSMGTSWSARVVGGPAGLDLRQALQAELDLVVAQMSHWEAGSDLGRFNRAPAGTWHELPAEFFEVLAFALEVCEASGGACDPCAGALVNLWGFGPANRYDEPGFVPPTPAQVQAVLARRAHVRLDPPTRRAWQPGGLQLDLSAIAKGYAVDRLALCLERHGSADYLVEVGGELRGGGFKPDGQPWWVALEQPADLPAGDDDIVVALHGLAIATSGDYRRYFHDAAGRRPHTIDPRTGMPIDSGIASVTVVAASCMAADAWSTALTVLGVEAGLQLAERRGLAARFLTRQGDGTLREATSSAFAAMLD; this is translated from the coding sequence ATGCGCCGGGTCCTGCTGCCGCACGCGATCTCGTCCGCGCCGCTGCCCGCCGGCGGCGCCATCGCCGACTATCGCGGCACCAGCATGGGCACCAGCTGGTCGGCGCGGGTCGTGGGTGGGCCGGCCGGCCTGGACCTGCGGCAGGCGCTGCAGGCCGAACTCGATCTCGTCGTCGCGCAGATGAGCCACTGGGAGGCGGGCTCTGACCTGGGGCGCTTCAACCGCGCCCCGGCCGGCACCTGGCACGAACTTCCCGCTGAATTTTTCGAGGTGCTGGCGTTCGCGCTGGAGGTGTGCGAAGCGTCGGGCGGCGCCTGCGATCCGTGCGCGGGCGCGCTCGTCAACCTGTGGGGCTTCGGCCCTGCGAACCGCTACGACGAACCCGGCTTCGTGCCGCCCACGCCCGCACAGGTGCAGGCGGTGCTGGCGCGGCGTGCCCACGTGCGCCTCGATCCGCCCACGCGGCGCGCGTGGCAGCCGGGTGGCCTACAGCTCGACCTGTCGGCCATCGCCAAGGGCTACGCCGTCGACCGGCTGGCCCTGTGCCTGGAGCGCCACGGCAGCGCCGATTACCTCGTGGAGGTGGGCGGCGAACTGCGCGGCGGCGGCTTCAAGCCGGACGGCCAGCCGTGGTGGGTGGCGCTGGAGCAGCCTGCCGATCTCCCAGCCGGCGACGACGACATCGTCGTCGCCCTGCACGGCCTGGCCATCGCCACGTCGGGCGACTACCGCCGCTACTTCCACGATGCGGCCGGGCGCCGGCCGCACACCATCGATCCCCGCACCGGCATGCCGATCGACAGCGGCATCGCTTCCGTCACCGTCGTCGCCGCCAGCTGCATGGCGGCCGATGCGTGGTCGACGGCATTGACGGTGCTGGGCGTCGAGGCGGGCCTGCAACTGGCCGAACGGCGCGGCCTCGCCGCACGATTCCTCACGCGCCAGGGCGACGGCACGCTGCGCGAAGCCACCAGCAGCGCCTTTGCGGCGATGCTCGACTGA
- a CDS encoding DUF2325 domain-containing protein: protein MCDKHPIALPAEATQTSRRRRIWELSHTCHCPLIGVCIPLGALRKLVGKVAGGKVLADDYEVHVGAVSECGTRNRLSEAVQKELERRFAPVIARFRTARTTEQLAELWQGAVASGDVAGAFWAGLSHPRCAPELEERMCRDLHMIQHQAGACTRADLQRFNTIVDENASLARELAKLQQRNAAMQLERTAEQDRHAAALMQLRAQLVGRDSIVDSLRTELEQLRNAIPGLETRERLAHRLAQTDERERALRGQIADLRKQLLEAQAQLEAATPSAPAQEPAAVPAVVEHIIRLPIRLAERSVLCVGGRSGNVATYRAMIEKAGAQFAHHDGGLEDNAGKLEASLAAADLVICQTGCISHSAYWRVKDFCKRTGKRCVFIDNPSISSLQRGLQELHEA from the coding sequence ATGTGCGACAAACATCCGATCGCCCTGCCGGCGGAAGCCACGCAAACCTCACGCCGGCGCCGCATCTGGGAGCTGTCGCATACGTGCCATTGCCCGCTGATCGGCGTCTGCATCCCGCTGGGCGCGCTGCGCAAGCTGGTCGGCAAGGTCGCGGGCGGCAAGGTGCTGGCCGACGACTACGAGGTGCACGTGGGAGCCGTCAGCGAATGCGGCACGCGCAACCGCTTGTCCGAAGCCGTGCAAAAGGAACTGGAACGTCGCTTTGCGCCCGTCATCGCAAGGTTCCGCACAGCGCGCACGACCGAACAGCTGGCCGAGCTGTGGCAGGGCGCGGTCGCGAGCGGCGACGTGGCCGGCGCGTTCTGGGCCGGCCTCAGCCACCCGCGCTGCGCGCCGGAACTGGAAGAGAGGATGTGCCGCGACCTGCACATGATCCAGCACCAGGCTGGCGCCTGCACGCGCGCGGACCTGCAGCGCTTCAACACCATCGTCGACGAGAACGCGAGCCTCGCGCGGGAGCTGGCGAAGCTGCAGCAGCGCAACGCGGCCATGCAGCTGGAACGCACGGCGGAACAGGACAGGCACGCGGCCGCCCTGATGCAACTGCGGGCCCAGCTGGTGGGACGCGACAGCATCGTCGACTCGCTGCGCACGGAACTGGAACAACTGCGCAACGCCATCCCCGGCCTGGAAACGCGCGAGCGGCTGGCGCACCGGCTGGCCCAGACGGACGAGCGGGAACGGGCGCTGCGCGGCCAGATCGCGGACCTGCGCAAGCAACTGCTGGAAGCCCAGGCCCAGCTGGAGGCCGCGACGCCGTCCGCACCGGCGCAGGAGCCAGCGGCAGTGCCCGCCGTGGTGGAACACATCATCCGCCTGCCGATCCGGCTGGCCGAACGCAGCGTGCTGTGCGTGGGTGGGCGCAGCGGCAACGTGGCCACCTACCGGGCGATGATCGAAAAAGCGGGCGCGCAGTTCGCGCACCACGACGGCGGCCTGGAAGACAACGCCGGCAAGCTGGAAGCGAGCCTGGCCGCGGCCGACCTGGTGATCTGCCAGACCGGTTGCATCAGCCACAGCGCCTACTGGCGCGTGAAGGATTTCTGCAAGCGCACGGGCAAGCGCTGCGTCTTCATCGACAACCCCAGCATCTCGAGCCTGCAACGGGGGCTGCAGGAATTGCACGAAGCTTAG
- a CDS encoding DUF4198 domain-containing protein — translation MKLTKTLVALALAGATFGAHAHKPWLLPSSTLVEAKEPWVTVDAAISEGLFDIDHVPLKLDGIQITGPDGAAITPQNATTGKLRSTFDVKMPKNGTYRIALVSQTAFASWKANGETKRWRGLEANLAKEVPANAEELKVSRTTSRLETFVSANEPDNAVFKPTGKGLELVPVTHPNDMRAGEKATWRFLLDGKPAANQAFSLIPGGVRYRGTLGEIRQSTDAKGEITFTIPAAGMYLVSSTWPAAAPAQPGQPPQMPPQRVTYAATVEVLPQ, via the coding sequence ATGAAACTCACGAAAACACTGGTCGCGCTGGCACTGGCCGGCGCCACGTTCGGCGCGCATGCGCACAAGCCATGGCTGCTGCCATCGTCCACGCTGGTCGAGGCGAAGGAGCCGTGGGTGACCGTCGACGCGGCCATCTCGGAAGGCCTGTTCGACATCGACCACGTGCCGTTGAAGCTGGACGGCATCCAGATCACGGGCCCGGACGGCGCCGCCATCACGCCGCAGAACGCCACCACCGGCAAGCTGCGCAGCACCTTCGACGTGAAGATGCCGAAGAACGGCACCTACCGCATCGCCCTGGTGTCGCAAACCGCCTTCGCCAGCTGGAAGGCGAACGGCGAGACGAAGCGCTGGCGCGGCCTGGAGGCGAACCTGGCGAAGGAAGTGCCGGCCAACGCGGAAGAGCTGAAGGTCAGCCGTACCACCAGCCGCCTGGAGACGTTCGTCAGCGCCAACGAGCCGGATAACGCCGTCTTCAAGCCGACCGGCAAGGGCCTGGAACTGGTGCCCGTCACGCATCCGAACGACATGCGCGCCGGCGAGAAGGCCACGTGGCGCTTCCTGCTGGACGGCAAACCTGCCGCCAACCAGGCCTTCAGCCTGATTCCGGGCGGGGTGCGCTATCGCGGCACCCTGGGCGAGATCCGCCAGAGCACCGATGCCAAGGGCGAGATCACGTTTACGATCCCGGCCGCCGGCATGTACCTGGTCAGCAGCACCTGGCCGGCCGCCGCGCCTGCGCAACCGGGCCAGCCGCCGCAGATGCCGCCGCAGCGCGTGACCTACGCGGCCACCGTCGAAGTGCTGCCGCAGTAA
- a CDS encoding response regulator: MIRIVIADDHTIMREGLKRILDGAPDIDITGEAVDGFEVLRHVRQGGFDLLLLDLSMPGRSGVDLIRQIRSEAPKLAILILTMHEEEQYAVRAIRAGAQGYLTKESAGTQLVGAIRKVASGRPYISTEVAEQLALNIMMPNETLLHKQLSDREFEVFSLLVSGKSITEIANNLHLSVKTVSTHKTRIMQKMGMTSLSEMVQYAVAHKLLSPFKA; the protein is encoded by the coding sequence ATGATCAGAATAGTCATCGCCGACGACCACACCATCATGCGCGAAGGACTCAAGCGCATCCTCGACGGTGCCCCCGATATCGATATCACGGGCGAGGCGGTCGACGGCTTCGAGGTGTTGCGGCATGTGCGCCAGGGCGGGTTCGACCTGCTCCTGCTCGACCTGTCCATGCCGGGGCGCAGCGGCGTCGACCTGATCCGCCAGATCCGCAGCGAAGCGCCCAAGCTGGCGATCCTCATCCTGACGATGCACGAGGAGGAACAGTATGCCGTGCGGGCCATCCGCGCCGGCGCCCAGGGCTACCTGACCAAGGAAAGCGCGGGTACCCAGCTGGTAGGGGCGATCCGCAAGGTCGCGTCGGGCCGGCCTTATATCAGTACCGAGGTGGCCGAGCAGCTGGCCTTGAACATCATGATGCCGAACGAGACGCTGCTGCACAAGCAGTTGTCCGACCGCGAGTTCGAGGTGTTCTCCCTGCTCGTTTCCGGCAAGTCGATCACGGAAATCGCCAACAACCTGCATCTGTCCGTGAAAACGGTCAGTACGCACAAAACGCGTATCATGCAGAAAATGGGAATGACGTCGCTTTCCGAGATGGTGCAGTACGCAGTTGCGCATAAGCTACTTTCGCCATTCAAGGCCTGA
- a CDS encoding protein phosphatase CheZ gives MTDAADDFDALFEEVSAQRASAPAPAPAPAPAAAAEDDLESLFDEIASTRPAEAAPVGAAVVPAAPASAAPAPAEGGDGQANDGTMFERLGGIVRLLHDSLRELGYDKALTEASSQIMDAQDRLEYVATLTEQAANKVLNTLDDGMPAQDVLSKKSKEMEDRWAALFDGKLSIEEFKVLAGDSRAFAQAVSEATEAEKARLLEIMMAQDFQDITGQLIKKVVTITKTVEQELAQLLKDNAPADKRERIAQKEVEKVELMSGPSAPTVALSQDSVDDLLADLGF, from the coding sequence ATGACCGACGCCGCTGATGATTTCGACGCATTATTCGAGGAAGTGTCCGCGCAGCGCGCCAGCGCTCCCGCACCGGCCCCGGCCCCAGCGCCGGCTGCTGCAGCAGAAGACGACCTGGAAAGTCTGTTCGACGAGATCGCCTCGACGCGGCCTGCGGAAGCAGCGCCCGTCGGGGCCGCGGTAGTACCGGCTGCGCCGGCCTCTGCCGCACCCGCGCCCGCCGAAGGGGGCGACGGCCAGGCCAACGACGGCACGATGTTCGAGCGCCTGGGCGGCATCGTCCGCCTGTTGCACGACTCGCTGCGTGAACTGGGCTACGACAAGGCCCTGACGGAGGCCTCGAGCCAGATCATGGACGCGCAGGACCGCCTGGAATACGTGGCCACGCTGACGGAACAGGCCGCCAACAAGGTACTGAACACGCTGGACGACGGCATGCCGGCCCAGGACGTGCTGTCGAAGAAGTCAAAGGAAATGGAAGACCGCTGGGCCGCGCTGTTCGACGGCAAGCTCAGCATTGAAGAATTCAAGGTCCTGGCAGGCGACTCGCGCGCATTTGCCCAGGCAGTCTCCGAAGCCACCGAGGCCGAGAAGGCCCGCCTGCTGGAAATCATGATGGCCCAGGACTTCCAGGACATCACCGGCCAGCTGATCAAGAAGGTCGTGACGATCACCAAGACGGTGGAGCAGGAACTGGCGCAGCTGTTGAAGGACAATGCCCCGGCCGACAAGCGCGAGCGCATCGCGCAGAAGGAAGTGGAGAAAGTGGAATTGATGAGTGGCCCGTCGGCACCGACGGTAGCGCTGAGCCAGGACAGTGTGGACGATCTTCTTGCCGATCTGGGGTTCTAA
- a CDS encoding TonB-dependent receptor produces the protein MVLQQKIGVRSVRLALGVLAGSAMLTGYAGAQEQQIQRVEITGSAIKRIAAETALPVQRLSAETIARTGATNVAELIQTLPAMQGFTVDAIAAGTDSGGRVSASIHGIGEDYTLVLLNGRRLAPQGSGSTVNLNAIPLSAIERVEILTDGASALYGSDAIGGVMNFILKDNVQNFSVEASYSQPGESHAGRQQNISITGGYGDLEADRFNIMASYRHDERVQMKATDRDFAKTAYVPFSHNGTNYIYDRTSAATVPANVSLTFNDAKIAPIGFSPYLKKNGACPTLNFESLANTATTQNCAFDFVSTIEIVPQSKRDAFFTRGSYRLTDNVRLFAEAALTRLDLTARIAPNTAPFTIATNSEMYRTNVLPYLTPAQAASVKSVSGNYRTYDWGTRDSNTVTDSQHFVAGAEGDVAGWSFNTGLTWSRNKFEESYVGGYALNKEFRAMLANRSFDPFAPIGAQSAATQELIKNSIFHGTVRSASTTLKGIDGHASRELFDLAGGKAQVAVGADYRQYHYEQSPSAEAAAGLVYNLNPAPAYDLARDNYGAFFELAAPVLKSLELTAAGRYDVITAVDNGITGKKMGNKESASTYKLSARWTPISTVLVRGSYGTGFKAPSMLDIGQPLVNAGFTSGSYACPIPDANLCRPGSSQYNVVSGGNENLSPEKSKQYTVGVRWEPNKTFVIGADLWDVRMRDKVSNISEQQIFGDPVTFRDLFTTYTEPATGNTYWAQKQLSINIGQTHYRGVDWDTTVTNRFGFGKLTSTLGGTYLLKADYTKAGTKDDWTSNLNIFGTDNNVAFRHIVRLSTTLETGAFTNGLIVNYRNGYTDALATVRNLTTNKNESLRLDVPSFLTIDWQGRWAITKQASLRAGVKNLADRTPPFSLRSSSGHQVGFDPRYADPMGRTFYLTGNYNF, from the coding sequence ATGGTGTTGCAACAGAAAATTGGTGTCCGCTCCGTGCGGCTGGCGCTGGGCGTACTGGCGGGTTCCGCAATGCTGACGGGTTACGCAGGTGCGCAGGAACAGCAGATCCAGCGCGTCGAAATCACCGGTTCGGCAATCAAGCGGATTGCCGCCGAAACCGCGCTGCCGGTGCAGCGCCTGTCGGCCGAGACCATCGCGCGCACGGGTGCCACCAACGTCGCCGAACTGATCCAGACCTTGCCCGCAATGCAGGGCTTCACCGTCGACGCCATCGCCGCCGGTACCGATTCGGGCGGCCGCGTGTCGGCTTCGATCCACGGCATCGGTGAAGACTACACGCTGGTCCTCCTGAATGGCCGCCGCCTGGCGCCGCAGGGCTCCGGCAGCACCGTCAACCTGAACGCCATTCCACTGTCCGCCATCGAGCGCGTCGAGATCCTGACCGACGGCGCTTCCGCGCTGTACGGCTCGGACGCTATCGGCGGCGTGATGAACTTCATCCTGAAGGACAATGTCCAGAACTTCAGCGTCGAAGCCAGCTACAGCCAGCCGGGCGAAAGCCACGCCGGCCGCCAGCAGAACATCAGCATCACGGGTGGCTACGGCGACCTGGAAGCCGACCGCTTCAACATCATGGCGTCGTACCGCCATGACGAGCGCGTGCAGATGAAGGCGACCGACCGCGACTTCGCCAAGACGGCCTACGTCCCGTTCAGCCACAACGGCACCAACTACATCTACGACCGTACCAGCGCGGCGACCGTGCCGGCCAACGTGTCGCTCACGTTCAACGATGCCAAGATCGCGCCGATCGGCTTCTCGCCGTACCTGAAGAAGAACGGCGCCTGCCCGACGCTGAACTTCGAGAGCCTGGCCAACACGGCCACCACGCAGAACTGCGCCTTCGACTTCGTGTCGACGATCGAGATCGTCCCGCAAAGCAAGCGCGACGCGTTCTTCACGCGCGGTTCCTACCGCCTGACCGACAACGTGCGCCTGTTCGCCGAAGCGGCCCTGACGCGCCTGGACCTGACGGCCCGTATCGCGCCGAACACGGCACCGTTCACGATCGCGACGAACTCGGAAATGTACCGCACCAACGTGCTGCCGTACCTGACGCCGGCGCAGGCCGCCAGCGTCAAGTCCGTGTCGGGCAACTACCGCACGTACGACTGGGGTACGCGCGACAGCAACACCGTCACGGACTCGCAGCACTTCGTCGCCGGCGCCGAAGGCGACGTGGCAGGCTGGAGCTTCAACACGGGCCTGACCTGGTCGCGCAACAAGTTCGAGGAAAGCTACGTCGGCGGCTACGCGCTGAACAAGGAATTCCGCGCGATGCTGGCGAACCGTTCGTTCGACCCGTTCGCGCCGATCGGCGCGCAGAGCGCCGCCACCCAGGAACTGATCAAGAATTCGATCTTCCACGGCACGGTGCGCAGCGCCTCGACGACGCTGAAGGGCATCGATGGCCATGCATCGCGTGAACTGTTCGACCTGGCCGGCGGCAAGGCCCAGGTTGCCGTCGGCGCCGACTATCGCCAGTACCACTACGAGCAGTCGCCATCCGCCGAAGCGGCCGCCGGCCTGGTGTACAACCTGAACCCGGCACCGGCCTACGACCTGGCACGCGACAACTACGGCGCCTTCTTCGAACTGGCCGCCCCGGTCCTGAAGTCGCTGGAACTGACCGCCGCCGGCCGTTACGACGTCATCACGGCCGTCGACAACGGCATCACCGGCAAGAAGATGGGCAACAAGGAATCCGCGTCCACCTACAAGCTGAGCGCGCGCTGGACGCCGATCTCGACCGTGCTGGTGCGCGGTTCGTACGGCACCGGCTTCAAGGCCCCGAGCATGCTCGACATCGGCCAGCCGCTGGTCAATGCCGGCTTCACGTCGGGCAGCTACGCGTGCCCGATCCCGGACGCCAACCTGTGCCGCCCCGGCAGCTCGCAATACAACGTGGTCTCGGGCGGCAACGAGAACCTGAGCCCCGAGAAATCCAAGCAGTACACGGTGGGCGTGCGCTGGGAGCCGAACAAGACGTTCGTGATCGGCGCCGACCTGTGGGACGTGCGCATGCGCGACAAGGTGTCGAACATCAGCGAACAGCAGATCTTCGGCGACCCGGTCACGTTCCGCGACCTGTTCACCACGTACACGGAACCGGCAACGGGCAACACGTACTGGGCGCAGAAGCAGCTGTCGATCAACATCGGCCAGACGCACTACCGCGGCGTCGACTGGGATACGACGGTCACGAACCGCTTCGGCTTCGGCAAGCTGACGTCCACGCTGGGCGGCACCTACCTGCTGAAGGCCGACTACACCAAGGCCGGCACGAAGGATGACTGGACGAGCAACCTGAACATCTTCGGTACCGACAACAACGTCGCCTTCCGCCACATCGTGCGCCTGTCGACGACGCTGGAAACGGGTGCGTTCACCAACGGCCTGATCGTCAACTACCGCAACGGTTATACCGATGCGCTGGCTACCGTGCGTAACCTGACGACCAACAAGAACGAGTCGCTGCGCCTGGACGTGCCGTCGTTCCTGACGATCGACTGGCAAGGCCGCTGGGCCATCACGAAGCAGGCTTCGCTGCGCGCCGGCGTGAAGAACCTGGCCGACCGCACGCCGCCGTTCTCGCTGCGCAGCTCGTCGGGCCACCAGGTCGGCTTCGACCCGCGCTACGCGGACCCGATGGGCCGTACGTTCTACCTGACCGGCAACTACAACTTCTAA
- a CDS encoding universal stress protein — MYRKILITTDGSAVSRMTACAGVSFAQQMGAEVLALFVAPEYQYPIYVEIIPPSYPSEAEYGAAMLRAGREHTQSIVDACARKNVPCTSLTEFAESAALRIVEVAQQQHCDLIFIGSHGRSGWGQLLLGSVTNKVLSHSRIPVLVHRLLQEPVD, encoded by the coding sequence ATGTACCGGAAAATCCTGATCACGACGGACGGGTCGGCAGTTTCCCGCATGACGGCTTGTGCCGGCGTGTCGTTTGCCCAGCAGATGGGGGCCGAAGTGCTGGCCTTGTTCGTCGCGCCGGAATACCAGTATCCCATATATGTGGAGATCATTCCGCCCAGTTATCCAAGCGAAGCCGAGTACGGTGCCGCGATGCTGCGCGCGGGCCGCGAGCACACGCAATCGATCGTCGATGCCTGTGCCCGCAAGAACGTGCCGTGCACCAGCCTGACGGAATTCGCCGAAAGCGCGGCATTGAGAATCGTCGAGGTGGCGCAGCAGCAGCACTGCGACCTGATCTTCATCGGCTCGCATGGGCGCAGCGGCTGGGGCCAACTGCTGCTGGGCAGTGTCACGAACAAGGTGCTGTCCCATTCGCGCATTCCCGTGCTCGTGCACCGCTTGCTGCAGGAGCCGGTCGACTGA
- a CDS encoding sulfite reductase subunit alpha: MTDIVTHDTTRLALTAAGFVAYGLTCLVPWLRARRKRAGQAGAGTEGWIVAHASQTGNGAELAEQTAATLRLAGIGVRVCELSDLTQQVLQGTERILFVVSTYGEGDAPDAGAGFAGRLMTRRLALPHLHYAVLALGDRAYTQFCGFGRALDAWLREQGAQPLFDRIEVDRSSAQAIGQWRQQLSHLAGTSDAPDWSAPAFAPWRLAARRQLNAGSAGAPVYHVELVPVEGALPPWQSGDLVQVAAPGDPERPREYSIASVPADGRVHLLVRLHRHGDGSTGVASGWLCEQAKIGATVALRLRQHRRFRLEENAARPLVLVGNGSGIAGLRGHLRARIQAGQGRNWLLFGERNALHDLHYGQELHAWHEAGMLERLDLAFSRDQPERVYVQDVLRRQAPALAEWVRQGAAIYVCGSLDGMAGGVDAALRDIFGADQVEALAAQGRYRRDVY, from the coding sequence GTGACCGATATCGTCACCCACGACACCACCCGGCTGGCGCTGACGGCGGCCGGCTTCGTCGCCTATGGCCTCACCTGCCTGGTGCCCTGGCTGCGTGCGCGCCGCAAGCGTGCCGGGCAAGCCGGCGCCGGGACGGAAGGCTGGATCGTCGCCCACGCCAGCCAGACGGGCAACGGCGCCGAGCTGGCCGAGCAGACCGCCGCCACGTTGCGGCTGGCCGGCATCGGCGTGCGCGTGTGCGAGTTGTCCGACCTGACGCAGCAGGTGCTGCAAGGGACCGAGCGCATCCTGTTCGTCGTCAGCACGTATGGCGAAGGTGACGCGCCCGATGCCGGTGCCGGCTTCGCGGGCCGCCTGATGACGCGCCGGCTGGCACTGCCGCACCTGCATTACGCCGTGCTGGCGCTGGGCGATCGCGCCTACACGCAGTTCTGCGGCTTCGGCCGCGCGCTCGATGCCTGGCTGCGCGAGCAGGGCGCGCAGCCGCTGTTCGATCGCATCGAGGTGGATCGCAGCTCGGCACAGGCCATCGGCCAGTGGCGCCAGCAACTGAGCCACCTGGCCGGTACCAGCGATGCGCCCGACTGGAGCGCGCCGGCCTTCGCGCCGTGGCGCCTGGCCGCGCGCCGCCAGCTCAATGCCGGCAGCGCGGGGGCACCCGTGTATCACGTCGAGCTGGTGCCGGTGGAGGGCGCGCTGCCGCCATGGCAGTCCGGCGACCTGGTGCAGGTGGCCGCGCCGGGCGACCCGGAGCGGCCGCGCGAATATTCGATCGCCTCGGTGCCCGCGGACGGCCGGGTGCACCTGCTGGTGCGGCTGCACCGCCATGGCGACGGCAGCACCGGCGTGGCATCGGGCTGGCTGTGCGAGCAGGCCAAGATCGGCGCGACCGTGGCGCTGCGGCTGCGCCAGCACCGCCGCTTCCGGCTGGAAGAGAATGCCGCCCGTCCCCTGGTCCTGGTCGGCAACGGCAGCGGCATCGCCGGCTTGCGTGGGCACCTGCGCGCCCGTATCCAGGCGGGGCAGGGCCGCAACTGGCTGCTGTTCGGCGAACGCAATGCGCTGCACGACCTGCACTACGGCCAGGAGCTGCATGCGTGGCACGAAGCGGGCATGCTGGAGCGGCTCGACCTGGCATTCTCGCGCGACCAGCCGGAGCGCGTTTACGTGCAGGATGTCCTGCGGCGCCAGGCCCCGGCGTTGGCAGAGTGGGTGCGGCAGGGCGCGGCGATCTATGTGTGCGGCAGCCTGGACGGGATGGCCGGCGGCGTCGACGCGGCACTGCGCGACATCTTCGGTGCGGACCAGGTCGAAGCGCTGGCCGCCCAGGGCCGCTATCGCCGCGATGTATATTAA